One stretch of Sander lucioperca isolate FBNREF2018 chromosome 13, SLUC_FBN_1.2, whole genome shotgun sequence DNA includes these proteins:
- the slc25a47a gene encoding solute carrier family 25 member 47-A isoform X1 gives MHIADFVSGSFAGACGVVVGYPLDTVKVRIQTQTQFTGFWQCAVVTFSKEGVHGFFKGMSLPLTTISMTSSVVFGTYRNCLQCLSQARGAGCGPNTKLEVFLSGLVAGIAQTSVMSPGDIVKVRLQCQTESKRGPTNMLKPKYRGPVHCLLSIIKDEGFMGLYRGALPLMLRDGPSFATYFLTYAIICEMLTDSGQKRPGWSGVMLAGGIGGMVGWTIGTPMDFIKARLQMDGAQQMKRYKGFFHCISEIARVEGAGVFFKSWGINCLRAFPVNMVVFVTYEVLNGFLQADSVDPPRLRFE, from the exons ATGCATATCGCTGATTTTGTGTCTGGATCATTTGCAG GGGCATGTGGAGTTGTAGTGGGCTATCCTCTGGATACTGTCAAG GTCCGGATCCAAACCCAGACACAGTTCACTGGGTTTTGGCAGTGTGCAGTGGTGACCTTTTCAAAAGAAGGG GTGCATGGCTTCTTCAAAGGAATGTCCTTACCCCTCACCACAATCTCTATGACTTCCTCTGTGGTGTTTGGCACATACAGGAACTGTCTGCAATGTCTGAGCCAGGCGCGAGGAGCTGGTTGTGGTCCCAACACCAAACTAGAAGTCTTTCTGTCTGGCTTGGTAGCAGGTATAGCTCAG ACGTCAGTGATGTCTCCAGGTGATATAGTGAAAGTACGTCTGCAGTGTCAGACAGAGTCCAAGCGAGGACCAACCAACATGCTTAAACCCAAGTACCGTGGTCCAGTTCACTGTCTGCTGAGCATTATCAAAGACGAGGGGTTCATGGGGCTCTACAGAGGAGCGCTCCCGCTAATGCTGAGAGACGGGCCGTCATTCGCCACATACTTCCTGACTTACGCAATCATCTGTGAAATGCTGACAGACAGCGGCCAGAAAAGACCAG GTTGGAGTGGTGTGATGCTGGCTGGTGGAATAGGAGGAATGGTAGGTTGGACTATAGGAACACCCATGGACTTCATCAAAGCCCGTCTGCAGATGGACGGAGCGCAGCAGATGAAGCGATACAAGGGTTTCTTTCACTGCATCTCTGAGATAGCGAGGGTGGAGGGAGCAGGGGTGTTCTTCAAGAGCTGGGGCATCAACTGTCTGCGTGCATTCCCCGTCAACATGGTGGTGTTTGTTACATACGAGGTTCTCAACGGTTTCCTCCAAGCCGACAGTGTTGACCCTCCTCGTCTAAGGTTCGAATAG
- the slc25a47a gene encoding solute carrier family 25 member 47-A isoform X3, whose translation MSPGDIVKVRLQCQTESKRGPTNMLKPKYRGPVHCLLSIIKDEGFMGLYRGALPLMLRDGPSFATYFLTYAIICEMLTDSGQKRPGWSGVMLAGGIGGMVGWTIGTPMDFIKARLQMDGAQQMKRYKGFFHCISEIARVEGAGVFFKSWGINCLRAFPVNMVVFVTYEVLNGFLQADSVDPPRLRFE comes from the exons ATGTCTCCAGGTGATATAGTGAAAGTACGTCTGCAGTGTCAGACAGAGTCCAAGCGAGGACCAACCAACATGCTTAAACCCAAGTACCGTGGTCCAGTTCACTGTCTGCTGAGCATTATCAAAGACGAGGGGTTCATGGGGCTCTACAGAGGAGCGCTCCCGCTAATGCTGAGAGACGGGCCGTCATTCGCCACATACTTCCTGACTTACGCAATCATCTGTGAAATGCTGACAGACAGCGGCCAGAAAAGACCAG GTTGGAGTGGTGTGATGCTGGCTGGTGGAATAGGAGGAATGGTAGGTTGGACTATAGGAACACCCATGGACTTCATCAAAGCCCGTCTGCAGATGGACGGAGCGCAGCAGATGAAGCGATACAAGGGTTTCTTTCACTGCATCTCTGAGATAGCGAGGGTGGAGGGAGCAGGGGTGTTCTTCAAGAGCTGGGGCATCAACTGTCTGCGTGCATTCCCCGTCAACATGGTGGTGTTTGTTACATACGAGGTTCTCAACGGTTTCCTCCAAGCCGACAGTGTTGACCCTCCTCGTCTAAGGTTCGAATAG
- the slc25a29 gene encoding mitochondrial basic amino acids transporter — MDFVAGCMGGAAGVLVGHPFDTVKVRLQVQSVDKPLYRGTYHCFQSIIRQETVFGLYKGIGSPMMGLTFINAIVFGVQGNTMRMLGQDTPMNQFLAGAAAGAIQCVICCPMELAKTRMQMQGTGEKKSSRKLYKNSLDCLARIYNREGLRGVNRGMVTTLIRETPGFGVYFLAYDVMTRSLGCEPDDRYMIPKLLFAGGMAGIASWLSTYPVDVIKSRLQADGVGGVNQYSGIADCVRQSIRREGYMVFTRGLTSTLLRAFPVNATTFATVTLILMYARGVEEGPKDCEQAQPSHHTQIQQQAQPSSL; from the exons ATGGACTTCGTTGCTGGATGCATGGGAG GTGCTGCTGGAGTCTTGGTTGGACACCCATTTGACACAGTTAAG GTGAGACTGCAGGTCCAGAGTGTTGATAAGCCTCTGTACCGTGGGACCTATCACTGTTTCCAGTCCATCATACGGCAGGAGACG GTATTTGGTTTGTACAAAGGCATCGGATCCCCCATGATGGGCCTTACATTCATCAATGCTATAGTGTTTGGTGTTCAGGGAAACACCATGCGGATGCTGGGACAGGACACGCCCATGAACCAGTTCCTTGCTGGTGCAGCAGCAGGTGCCATCCAGTGTGTCATCTGCTGCCCCATGGAGCTGGCTAAAACCCGCATGCAAATGCAGGGTACTGGGGAGAAGAAGTCTTCTAGGAAGTTGTACAAGAATTCCCTGGACTGCTTGGCACGCATCTACAATCGGGAGGGTCTGCGGGGCGTAAACAGAGGCATGGTCACCACATTAATCCGTGAGACACCTGGCTTTGGAGTGTATTTCCTGGCCTATGATGTGATGACGCGCAGCCTTGGCTGTGAGCCGGATGACCGCTACATGATCCCCAAACTGCTGTTTGCAGGGGGCATGGCTGGCATTGCCTCCTGGCTTTCCACCTACCCTGTGGATGTGATCAAATCGCGGCTGCAGGCAGACGGGGTGGGTGGAGTCAACCAGTACAGCGGCATCGCCGACTGTGTGCGACAGAGTATCAGGAGAGAGGGCTACATGGTGTTCACACGAGGCCTCACCTCCACGCTGCTACGGGCGTTCCCTGTGAATGCAACTACCTTTGCTACCGTCACCCTTATCCTCATGTACGCCCGGGGGGTGGAGGAGGGGCCTAAAGACTGTGAGCAAGCTCAGCCAAGCcaccacacacagatacagcagCAGGCCCAACCCTCCAGCCTGTGA